One genomic segment of Sminthopsis crassicaudata isolate SCR6 chromosome 2, ASM4859323v1, whole genome shotgun sequence includes these proteins:
- the ATXN1L gene encoding ataxin-1-like: MKPVHERSQECLPPKKRDLPVTSEEMGRTTSCSTNHTPSSDASDWCRGVVVTGQTQAGVRQSVGGDGVEALAGLTVDQYGMLYKVAVPPATFSPTGLHPVVNMSPLPSAFNVASSLIQHPGIHYPPIHYAQLPPTSLQFIGPPYTMPYAMPPNFLPGPLLSPSANLTTSHVPHFVPYTSLLAEGATPPPQPTSPAHTFSKVPAATSPPAQLQHHSGTQPVDLTPGRVPIYYQMSRLPAGYTTHELPPSGASPDSAPALHEVQPVLDVTTPNGGQRHMERSAVRRESEGTDPPGGKDDGQGPGTVVECVVDGHLFSGSQTPRMEVVVPAHRGTPETDLEVQRVVGTLVSQDYRVGAAQRQDEPSPLNLSHHAPDHQEGRGLARNPVEMAEKSQAPGLYTQPPQELAKHRPLPKAMVIANGNLVPVGTEQGLLSVGSEILVTSNLDMQMRAPFPNKEPSPPPSTSSHLPSHFMKGAIIQLATGELKRVEDLQTQDFVRSAEVSGGLKIDSSTVVDIQESQWPGFVMLHFVVGEQQSKVSIDVPPEHPFFVYGQGWSSCSPGRTAQLFSLPCHRLQVGDVCISISLQSLNSNSISQAGFPPPDQWGPSQERPERTVLGSREPSDSDRKSQPSGEGALAPSSHPVEPSQPEPGAQSCWPATGFQRYSLQGEEARATLLRPSFIPQEVKLSIEGRSNAGK; encoded by the coding sequence ATGAAACCTGTTCATGAGAGGAGTCAGGAATGCCTTCCACCAAAGAAACGAGACCTCCCTGTGACCAGCGAGGAGATGGGGAGGACCACCAGCTGCTCCACCAACCACACACCCTCTAGCGATGCTTCTGATTGGTGTCGGGGGGTGGTGGTGACTGGGCAGACCCAGGCCGGAGTAAGACAGAGCGTCGGCGGTGATGGCGTGGAGGCCCTCGCTGGTCTGACCGTGGACCAGTATGGTATGCTGTACAAGGTGGCTGTGCCACCAGCCACGTTTTCCCCAACTGGCCTCCATCCTGTGGTGAACATGAGTCCCCTGCCCTCTGCCTTTAATGTAGCATCATCACTGATTCAGCATCCAGGAATCCACTATCCCCCCATCCATTATGCTCAGCTTCCCCCCACTTCTCTGCAGTTCATCGGACCTCCTTACACGATGCCCTATGCCATGCCACCCAATTTCCTCCCTGGTCCTCTGCTCTCACCTTCTGCCAACCTCACGACCTCTCACGTCCCTCACTTTGTGCCATACACCTCACTCCTGGCAGAAGGGgccacccctcccccccagcccacATCTCCAGCCCACACGTTCAGCAAAGTCCCTGCTGCCACTTCCCCCCCGGCTCAGCTGCAGCATCACTCGGGCACTCAGCCAGTGGACCTCACTCCAGGCCGAGTGCCCATTTACTACCAGATGTCTCGGCTCCCCGCTGGCTATACGACACATGAACTCCCTCCATCCGGAGCAAGCCCCGATTCGGCCCCTGCACTACATGAGGTCCAGCCTGTTCTGGATGTGACTACTCCCAATGGCGGACAGAGACACATGGAACGGAGTGCAGTGAGACGGGAAAGTGAAGGCACGGACCCTCCCGGGGGCAAGGACGACGGCCAGGGACCAGGCACGGTGGTGGAATGTGTGGTCGACGGACACTTGTTTTCAGGTTCTCAGACTCCACGGATGGAGGTGGTGGTGCCGGCACACCGAGGGACTCCGGAGACCGACCTCGAGGTGCAGAGAGTGGTCGGAACCTTAGTGTCTCAGGACTATCGAGTGGGGGCAGCTCAGAGGCAAGATGAGCCCAGCCCCCTCAATTTATCCCATCACGCCCCTGACCATCAGGAGGGCAGAGGCTTGGCTAGGAATCCAGTTGAAATGGCAGAGAAAAGTCAGGCCCCTGGCCTCTACACCCAGCCTCCTCAAGAGCTGGCAAAGCATAGACCTTTACCCAAAGCGATGGTTATAGCCAATGGCAATTTGGTGCCTGTGGGCACTGAGCAGGGCCTGCTCTCTGTGGGGTCAGAGATCCTAGTAACATCAAATCTGGATATGCAGATGCGAGCTCCCTTCCCCAACAAGGAGCCGAGCCCGCCCCCTAGCACTTCTTCCCACTTGCCCTCTCACTTCATGAAAGGAGCCATCATCCAATTGGCCACAGGAGAGTTGAAGCGGGTCGAGGATCTGCAGACCCAAGACTTTGTGCGCAGTGCAGAGGTGAGTGGAGGACTGAAGATTGACTCCAGCACCGTGGTGGACATTCAGGAGAGCCAGTGGCCTGGCTTTGTCATGCTGCATTTTGTGGTCGGGGAGCAACAGAGCAAAGTAAGCATCGACGTGCCCCCCGAACACCCTTTCTTTGTGTATGGCCAGGGATGGTCCTCCTGCAGCCCGGGGCGGACAGCGCAGCTCTTCTCTCTGCCTTGCCACCGGCTGCAGGTGGGAGATGTCTGCATCTCTATCAGTTTACAGAGCTTGAACAGTAACTCGATTTCTCAGGCTGGCTTCCCTCCCCCAGACCAGTGGGGTCCCTCTCAAGAGAGGCCTGAGAGGACAGTCTTGGGATCCAGAGAGCCATCTGACAGTGACAGGAAGAGCCAGCCTTCAGGAGAGGGGGCCCTGGCCCCGAGCTCCCACCC